From a single Bradyrhizobium sediminis genomic region:
- the mnmA gene encoding tRNA 2-thiouridine(34) synthase MnmA, giving the protein MLNSLDLQGRPQDTRIVVAMSGGVDSSVTAALLKSEGYDVVGITLQLYDHGAATHRKGACCAGQDIHDARNVAERIGIPHYVLDYENRFRESVIDNFADSYASGETPVPCIECNRSIKFRDLLATARELGAAALATGHYVASRRLPDGSRALVCAADADRDQSYFLFATTREQLDFLRFPLGDMTKPQARELARRFGLEVADKHDSQDICFVPTGRYTDIIGRLRPNAVEPGDIVDLGGRVIGRHQGIVHFTVGQRRGLGIASSAPLYVVRLDAGSRRVVVGPREALRMDRIQLRDINWIGDGALDAAVGDGLELFVRVRSTRAPQPAWLRAADGGYEVELVAGEEGVSPGQACVFYDASSGQARVLGGGFIKSATSRGAVREAAAPRPLVEAVRG; this is encoded by the coding sequence ATGCTCAACAGTCTGGATCTCCAAGGCCGTCCACAGGACACCAGGATCGTCGTCGCCATGTCGGGCGGCGTCGACTCGTCGGTGACGGCTGCGCTGTTGAAGTCCGAGGGCTATGACGTCGTCGGCATCACGCTGCAGCTTTACGATCATGGCGCTGCCACCCATCGCAAGGGCGCCTGCTGCGCCGGGCAGGACATTCACGACGCCCGCAACGTCGCCGAGCGGATCGGCATCCCGCATTACGTGCTGGACTACGAGAACCGCTTTCGCGAATCCGTCATCGACAACTTCGCCGACAGCTATGCTTCGGGCGAGACGCCGGTGCCCTGCATCGAGTGCAACCGTTCGATCAAGTTTCGCGATCTGCTGGCGACCGCGCGCGAACTCGGCGCCGCTGCGCTCGCGACCGGACATTATGTCGCTTCGCGCCGCTTGCCCGACGGATCGCGCGCGCTGGTCTGCGCCGCCGACGCCGATCGCGACCAGAGCTATTTCCTGTTTGCGACCACGCGCGAGCAACTCGATTTTCTGCGCTTTCCGCTCGGCGACATGACCAAGCCGCAGGCGCGCGAACTGGCGCGGCGCTTCGGTCTCGAGGTCGCGGACAAGCATGACAGCCAGGACATCTGCTTCGTGCCGACCGGGCGCTACACCGACATCATCGGCCGGCTGCGGCCGAACGCGGTCGAGCCCGGCGACATCGTCGACCTCGGCGGCCGCGTCATCGGCCGGCATCAGGGCATCGTTCACTTCACCGTCGGCCAGCGCCGCGGCCTCGGCATCGCCTCCAGCGCGCCGCTCTATGTGGTGCGGCTGGACGCCGGCAGCCGCCGCGTCGTGGTCGGTCCGCGCGAGGCGCTGCGGATGGATCGGATCCAGTTGCGCGACATCAACTGGATCGGCGACGGCGCGCTCGATGCGGCGGTCGGCGACGGCCTCGAATTGTTCGTGCGGGTGCGATCGACCCGCGCGCCGCAGCCGGCATGGCTGCGCGCCGCCGACGGCGGCTATGAAGTCGAACTGGTTGCCGGCGAGGAGGGCGTCTCGCCGGGCCAGGCCTGCGTGTTCTACGATGCTTCTTCAGGGCAGGCGCGCGTGCTCGGCGGCGGTTTCATCAAGAGCGCAACGTCCAGGGGCGCGGTGCGCGAAGC